The Setaria viridis chromosome 6, Setaria_viridis_v4.0, whole genome shotgun sequence genome contains a region encoding:
- the LOC117861045 gene encoding disease resistance protein Pik-2-like: MAEKILVSASVGVMNSLLGKLATLMGEKYAKLKDVRKQVAFLHEELSSMAALLEDLADMEHLDNQTKQWRNKVREMSYDIEDCIDEFMHRVGGSCDGKGLLRRLKTLRARHQLANQIQELKIRVQEASARHMRYKLDDCKTRSGGVAVDPRISALYVESSRLVGIDGPKG, encoded by the exons ATGGCAGAGAAGATACTGGTGAGTGCCTCAGTGGGAGTGATGAACTCGCTCCTAGGAAAGCTAGCCACTCTTATGGGGGAAAAGTATGCCAAGCTCAAGGATGTGCGGAAACAG GTGGCGTTCCTCCATGAGGAGCTCAGCAGCATGGCCGCTCTCCTGGAAGATCTCGCTGACATGGAGCACCTGGACAACCAAACCAAGCAGTGGAGGAACAAAGTGAGGGAAATGTCCTACGACATCGAGGACTGCATCGATGAGTTCATGCACCGTGTTGGAGGTTCCTGCGACGGTAAAGGATTGTTGCGCCGTCTTAAGACGCTAAGGGCGCGGCATCAGCTCGCCAACCAAATTCAAGAGCTCAAGATCCGTGTGCAAGAGGCTAGTGCGCGGCACATGAGGTACAAGCTAGATGACTGCAAGACTAGATCCGGTGGTGTTGCTGTCGACCCTCGGATATCTGCTCTTTATGTGGAATCGTCAAGACTTGTTGGTATTGATGGCCCGAAGGGATGA
- the LOC117860726 gene encoding LOW QUALITY PROTEIN: disease resistance protein RGA5 (The sequence of the model RefSeq protein was modified relative to this genomic sequence to represent the inferred CDS: deleted 2 bases in 1 codon; substituted 2 bases at 2 genomic stop codons) produces the protein MESHGHRDLVYVDASGNLALLPAPTHAPRPTPPPRLRPTPGLANEVYKNFGESFACKAFVPVSQRPDICELNGLIHNLRKYLQDKRYLVVVDDLWDASAWEIIKCAFPEGHYGSKVLTTTRIERVAVTCCNFQWEFVYRMKPLDDHSSRQLFYGRVFGLENTCPHPFEEPSEKILQKCGGLPLAIISIASLLASQSTRSVSQWNYVLNSLRSDLRSNPTLEGMRQILNLSYTHLPHHLKTCLLYIGMYPEDHDIEKDHLVMQWVAEGFVCGIDGRDALEIAGSYFNELVNRSMIIQLVEHHTFYMERIYHKVHDMVLDLIVSKSAEENFLCVVENMETITRRQHCKTRRLSLQLGEAELDKIAPWMSLTHVRSLCIFGLRHRSIELLELKFIRVLFVCKVDGLDLAPIGKLFQLSYLNVQCSYPGSSMQLPKHICGLRHLETLVIDAPLVELPQDIVHLPALSYLEVSVCIAYPDGISKMKSLCTLKGFDPSKQSVDNLRALGELLNLRELDMHHXXQLPHYGNKDALFYSIQKLLNGNLRHFDFSAAVGYYDEWNSLCLSDCRLEQLRLGFNFPRLPMWVGQLSTLSSLEIHVDELCNDDISVLAGLPALAHLVLGATNVPDEGIVFSSSAAFSSLDYFESRRTGHSLHFQAGAVPKVETLRFQLDVDEVNSCGIRLAGVEHLTNLKRVAIGLGYTWESDVPMVEAAIRAIFDEHHPGRLVFHITSFYG, from the exons ATGGAGTCGCATGGTCATAGGGACCTGGTGTACGTAGATGCGTCTGGGAATCTT GCCCTCCTCCCAGCTCCCACACACGCCCCACGCCCCACGCCACCTCCTCGGCTGCGCCCCACGCCAGGCCTTGCAAATGAAGTATACAAAAACTTTGGTGAAAGTTTTGCTTGCAAGGCTTTTGTCCCAGTGTCTCAAAGACCTGACATTTGCGAGTTGAATGGGCTCATACATAACCTTAGAAAGTATCTACAGGACAAAAG GTATTTGGTTGTAGTTGATGATTTATGGGATGCATCAGCATGGGAAATTATAAAATGTGCTTTCCCCGAGGGCCACTATGGTAGCAAAGTGTTGACAACTACACGAATCGAAAGGGTGGCAGTGACATGTTGCAATTTTCAGTGGGAATTTGTTTACAGGATGAAACCTCTTGACGATCATAGTTCCAGGCAGTTGTTTTATGGTAGAGTTTTTGGGTTGGAAAATACATGTCCTCATCCATTTGAAGAACCATCTGAAAAAATTCTTCAAAAATGTGGTGGACTGCCACTAGCAATCATCAGTATAGCTAGCCTTCTAGCTAGTCAATCGACCAGATCAGTGAGCCAATGGAATTATGTCCTTAATTCTTTACGTTCCGATCTGAGGTCAAATCCAACTTTAGAAGGGATGAGACAGATACTAAACCTTAGTTACactcatcttcctcatcatctcAAGACATGCTTATTATATATTGGTATGTATCCGGAGGATCATGATATTGAAAAGGATCACTTAGTTATGCAATGGGTAGCTGAAGGATTTGTCTGTGGAATAGATGGGAGAGATGCATTGGAAATTGCAGGGAGCTATTTCAATGAATTGGTGAATAGGAGTATGATCATCCAGCTTGTGGAACATCATACTTTTTACATGGAGCGTATCTATCATAAAGTTCATGATATGGTTCTGGATCTAATTGTGTCCAAGTCTGCAGAAGAGAATTTTCTGTGCGTGGTAGAAAACATGGAGACAATCACCAGAAGACAGCATTGCAAGACTCGCCGGCTCTCTCTGCAGCTTGGTGAGGCAGAACTTGATAAAATCGCACCTTGGATGAGTCTGACACATGTTCGATCACTGTGTATTTTTGGGTTGCGTCATCGTAGCATTGAACTGTTGGAGCTGAAGTTTATCCGAGTTCTGTTTGTTTGTAAGGTTGATGGTTTGGACCTCGCTCCAATTGGGAAACTGTTTCAACTGAGTTACTTAAATGTTCAATGCTCCTACCCTGGATCGAGCATGCAACTGCCTAAACACATTTGTGGGCTACGTCATCTGGAGACATTGGTTATAGATGCGCCGTTGGTCGAACTTCCTCAAGATATTGTCCATTTGCCTGCTTTGTCATATTTGGAGGTTTCTGTGTGCATAGCTTATCCTGATGGGATTAGCAAGATGAAATCTCTTTGTACTCTGAAGGGGTTTGATCCAAGCAAGCAGTCAGTTGATAATTTAAGGGCTCTTGGGGAACTGCTGAATCTAAGGGAGCTGGACATGCAT CACTGATGACAGCTTCCGCACTACGGAAACAAGGATGCTCTGTTTTATTCCATCCAGAAGTTACTCAATGGCAATCTGAGGCACTTCGATTTTTCCGCAGCAGTTGGCTACTATGATGAGTGGAACTCATTGTGCTTGTCAGACTGTCGTCTCGAACAACTCCGCCTGGGATTCAACTTTCCAAGGTTACCTATGTGGGTTGGTCAGCTTAGCACGCTCAGCAGCCTGGAAATCCATGTTGACGAGCTGTGCAACGATGATATTTCTGTTCTTGCAGGGTTACCTGCCCTTGCCCATCTTGTGCTAGGGGCGACGAATGTCCCTGATGAAGGGATTGTCTTCAGCAGCAGTGCGGCGTTCAGTTCTCTTGATTACTTCGAATCTCGTCGAACAGGCCACTCCTTACACTTCCAAGCTGGAGCAGTGCCCAAGGTTGAGACCCTCAGGTTTCAATTGGATGTGGATGAAGTGAATTCGTGTGGCATCAGGCTTGCCGGCGTCGAGCATCTGACGAATCTGAAAAGAGTAGCCATCGGTTTGGGCTACACCTGGGAATCAGATGTACCAATGGTAGAGGCTGCAATAAGGGCCATCTTCGACGAGCATCATCCAGGACGCCTCGTCTTTCATATAACAAGCTTCTATGGATAG